Proteins from a single region of Negativicoccus succinicivorans:
- a CDS encoding MGDG synthase family glycosyltransferase → MKYKPKVCLLSASIGQGHVQAARAVAEALKRHPTGYRVQSLDFLSRDMISLDYWMRETYIKMIDLFPLIYDLLYHQSQRRHGGKQVRSLLARTFRSRMRHLLEVLSPDALVLTHPFPAAAAAKLVEKGELHIPIVTVITDFDLHQLWVYKNITAYCVPSAQVRDELIAAGIEKERVFVTGIPIMQRFYEMKKASLREPGTVLIMGGGTGLGAVKDILWRLTQVEAVQRVIVVTGQNLTLFDEIQEMRDELRVPLELYGYTNEIPRLMARASLLVTKPGALTTTEAMTMHLPMVLVDAIPGQEEANAAHLEKIGCAKWILREQLVPVAREFFAGKATWYTGDQQKTQHSAQLVADIIDSLVTFEN, encoded by the coding sequence ATGAAGTATAAACCGAAAGTTTGTCTTCTTTCCGCGTCGATCGGGCAAGGGCACGTGCAGGCGGCGCGCGCGGTGGCGGAAGCGTTGAAGCGGCATCCTACGGGATATCGCGTGCAATCGTTGGATTTTTTGTCGCGTGATATGATATCGCTTGATTACTGGATGCGCGAGACATACATTAAAATGATCGATTTGTTTCCGCTGATTTATGATCTTTTATACCATCAATCGCAACGTCGGCACGGCGGTAAACAGGTTCGCAGTCTGCTGGCGCGCACGTTTCGCAGTCGCATGCGGCATTTATTGGAAGTGCTCTCACCGGATGCATTGGTGTTGACGCATCCGTTCCCCGCGGCGGCCGCCGCTAAGCTGGTGGAAAAAGGCGAGCTCCATATCCCGATTGTGACGGTGATTACGGATTTTGATCTACACCAATTATGGGTGTATAAAAACATCACGGCGTACTGTGTACCGTCGGCGCAAGTGCGTGACGAACTGATCGCGGCGGGCATTGAAAAAGAACGCGTGTTTGTAACGGGAATCCCGATTATGCAGCGGTTTTACGAGATGAAAAAAGCTTCTCTGCGCGAACCGGGCACCGTGCTGATCATGGGGGGCGGCACCGGTCTGGGCGCGGTGAAGGATATTTTATGGCGCCTGACGCAAGTGGAAGCGGTGCAACGCGTTATCGTTGTGACGGGACAAAATCTCACGCTGTTTGATGAAATTCAGGAAATGCGAGACGAGTTGCGCGTGCCGCTGGAATTGTACGGATACACAAATGAAATCCCGCGACTGATGGCGCGCGCGTCATTATTGGTGACGAAGCCGGGAGCGTTGACCACGACGGAAGCGATGACAATGCATTTGCCGATGGTATTGGTGGATGCTATTCCGGGGCAAGAGGAAGCGAACGCGGCGCACTTGGAAAAGATCGGCTGCGCGAAATGGATTTTACGGGAGCAGCTGGTGCCGGTCGCACGCGAATTTTTTGCCGGGAAAGCGACTTGGTATACAGGCGATCAACAAAAAACGCAACACAGCGCCCAACTTGTCGCCGATATTATTGATTCGCTGGTAACCTTTGAAAATTGA